The Bifidobacterium sp. WK012_4_13 genome contains the following window.
TCTGACGGATGACAGCGCTGCTGAGGATGCAACGATGATGTCCGATCAGAACAACATGACAACCGTCCGCGTGTCTCCTCGCGAGCTCCCTGCGGTTGGCCAGACGGTGAAGATTCATATCGATCCGGCGAAGATGCATCTCTTCTCCACCGCGACCGAATTGCGTCTGAACTAGACTAATTCAACTGCTGGGCGGAGGCTTGTGGAGGCTTTGGCTCGGCAGTGATGATTTCTTTCTCTCTATTCCTTCTCTCTGAAATGCTCCCGCCGGAAAGTTGGCGGGGGCATTTTTCTTCTTCGCCCTTGTGCCGAATACATGTATTTCACATGTTTTGCCGTCTTGTTCGGCTCGTTGTGGATACTGGAGGTATGACTATGGATAATCAGAAGCTTTCGAGGATGGATCCCAGAGCGGTCAAGGCGACCTCGGTCATCTCCACTGATGAGACGAACGGTCCTCATGTCGCGCATGCGCTGCGCATCACGGCTGCCAGCTCCAATCCGAAGATGTTCACGCTTCCATGGGAAAAACCCTTGTCTCAATGGCCGAAGGACTATCTGGCGAATCTTCCCCGTGGCATCTCCCGTCACGTGGTGCGCTTCGTGCATGTGGGCGATGACGTATATGCAATGAAGGAAATCACTCGGACGGTTGCTGAGCGAGAATACGAGCTGCTCCGGCGTCTGCAGAAGCTCGAACTGCCGACAGTCACCCCAATCGCGGTGGTGACGGGCCGTCATACGCCCGAAGACCAGGAATTGGAAGCGATTCTGGTGACACGCCATCTGAAGTTCTCGCTGCCTTACCGTGCGCTTTTTGCGCGCAATCTTCGCGCAGACACCGCGGAGCGCCTTATCGATGCGCTTGCCGTGCTGATGGTCCGCTTGCATCTGGTGGGCTTCTATTGGGGTGATGTCTCTCTTTCCAACGTGTTGTTCCTCAGGGATGCGGACTCGTTCGCCGCGTTCCTCGTGGATGCAGAAACCGGCGATCTGCACCCGAATCTTACCGATGGTCAGCGAGAATATGATATCGATCTTGCCCGCACCAACATCATCGGTGAACTGATGGATCTGAATTCCGGCAATCTGCTGCCTGCTGACGTCGATGAGGTCGCTGTCGGAGACAGGCTCGTCGAACGCTATCGTTCGTTGTGGGGAGCCCTGACCGATGTGGACAGCTTCAATCCCAATGAGATGTGGAAGATCGAGCAGCGTGTGAACAAACTCAACGACTTGGGTTTTGATGTCGATGAGCTGGAGATGAAGACGGCGACCGATGGCAACCGTGTACTGGTCAGGCCTCGCGTCGTCGATGCCGGATATGCCTCTCGAAAGCTGTTGCGCCTGACTGGTCTGGACGTCCAGGAGAATCAGGCCAGAAGACTGCTCAATGACTTGGATGCCTACCGTGCTTCTACATGGCGGCAGGGAGAGGATATCGAAATCGTGGCCACCGATTGGATGCGAGAGGTTTTCGAGCCAACCGTTCGCATGATCCCACCTGAGTACCGGTCACAGATCGAGCCAGCGCAGTTCTTCCATGAAATCCTGACCGATCGTTGGTATCTTGCTGAAAAGGCGGGGCATGACATTCCTATGGGCGATGCCGTTGAAAGCTACATCGAGAACGTGCTGCCGAAATACAGGCTTGATGAGGCGGCGATGAAAGACATCAACGATGAGGCGGAGAGCGGCGTCATTGACGACGAGGAAAGCTATGGGGAATACAACCCCGAGGACGATCCGGATGCGGCGGTGTGGGCCAGCTGAAACGGCATTCGATGCTTGAATGGAACGAGATTCCGAGTTTTGCGGCAATTCTCAAGTATCAAGGTTGATTTTTGGCTTTTTCCCGTCGGGTTTTCAACAAAAATTGCCTTTTATACTTGAGAATTGCCGCAAAACTCGGAATCTCGTTTAAAATTCACTCGTTTCGTGCCTTTGCAACCGCATATAGGCTGATTCCAGCGGCAACTGACGCGTTCAGGGACTCGACCGTCGAGCTGATTGGGATTCCGGCGATGACATCGCAGGTCTGACGGACCAATCTGCTTAGACCCTCGCCCTCGGAGCCAAGAACGACAACCAGTGGATCGCGTTCGAAGCCAGTCTCGCCGACCACGGCATCGCCGCCGCCATCGAGACCCACAGTGTAATAGCCGCGTTCTTTCAGTCCTTCTAGCGCGCGGGTCATGTTCACGACTCGTGCGACGGGCATATGGGCTGCAGCTCCGGCAGAGACCTTCCATGCAGCAGCGGTCACCGAGGCGCTCCTTCGCTCGGGGATGATGACTCCCGATGCGCCAAAGGCTGCCGCTGACCGTATGACAGCGCCAAGATTCTGAGGGTCTGTCACGTTGTCAAGCGCTATGAACAGAGGCTTTGCCTTAATGCGGGACTTCTCCGACGCTCCTTCCATGGCTCGAGACTTCTTCTCTGCATGTTCGACGAGGTTTTGCAGAGAGGAATAGTCGTACGGCTGAACCTTCAGGACGACCCCCTGGTGGTTGCTGGAGCGTGCGATGCGATCCATCTCGAAATGGTCGGCCTCCAGCAGATTCAGGCCAGCAAGGCCGGCCAGACGCACGATTTCGCGTGTGCGGTCGTCATGCTCAAGTCTGCTTGCGATGTAGAGCTGAGTCGAAGGAACCCCGACCCGCAACGCCTCAAGAACCGAGTTACGTCCGAAGACCAGATCATCGGAGTCAGAGGCGTAACGAGCAACGCGACGACGCGCGGCAAGTCTTGGATCGGAGGCGTTACGGCGCTCCGAGGCTTTCTTCGCCTTATATGCCTTGTGATATGTGCGGTCCTCAGCCTTTGGGGTAGGGCCTTTTCCACGCAGTTTGCTGCGATGCTTCCCGCCCGAACCCTTGGTCGGGCCTTTCTTAATAGCCATGCAGTCAAACCTACCTGCTGCTCTTGTCATCATCTATCGATTTCGGCAGAAATTGCGGACATTTCTTCGCTCACGTCAGAATGGCGCGTGTGAATCGTGCCGTATATGAGCGGTCTATGACATAATAAACGTGTCACACCGGCGCATAAGCGCTGGAACACAACCGCGCAGTCATGGCTTCCCATTTCAAGTGGTGCTTGATGCAACATTGGGGAATGCGTTACGAGGTCCGATGGCTGAATACTCCGCGGCTGATCTAGGAGTTCGAGAATGACTGGACCTACCAGTGAACATATCGACGTATCCGTGCCACAGGTAGCTGGCAACAGCCCAGCTTCCGACAATCAGGCCAGCATTGAGGATCGGGATCCTTCGCAGCTTGATGCACGAAACGTATTACGGGCAATGAATGTCGATGCTTCGACCGGATTGAGCTCAGAGGAGGCGGAGCGCCGTCTTGAGCAATTTGGCCGCAATGAGCTCGAATCCGCACCACCAGTGCCGAAGTGGAAAAAATTCCTCGAACAGTTCAGGGACCCGCTCGTCTATCTGCTTTTCGTGGCCACTGGAATATCTGTGGTCGCCTGGTTCATTGAACGATCGCAGGCATCGCACAGCGGTGAGGGAAGTGAGGCGCTCCCGTTCGATGCCATAGTCATAGTCCTTATCCTCGTGCTGAACGCCGTGCTCGGATACCTGCAGGAGGCCAAGGCCGAAAAGGCCGTTGACGCCCTCTCAAAGATGACGGCACCCCAGACGTCGGTGCTGCGCGACGGCCGCGTTTCTCATATCGACACGGTCGAGCTCGTGCCGGGCGACATCATGGTTCTCGGTGAGGGGGATACTGTTTCCGCAGATGGGCGTCTGCTCAGCGCCGCAAGCCTTCGCATCGCGGAGGCCTCGCTGACCGGTGAATCGGTTCCCGTGAGCAAGAAGCCCGACACGCTTGCATCCGCCAAGGCTCTTGGCGACCGCAGCAACATGGTCTTCAACGGCACCGCGGTGACTCAGGGAACAGGCAGGGCCATCATCACCGGAACGGGCATGAACACGCAGGTCGGCAAGATTGCCGACATGCTTTCCCAGACCGAGGATGAAACGACTCCATTGCAGAAGGAGATGACGCATGTTTCGAAGATTCTCGGAATTGCGGTATGCATCATTGCGGTGCTCGTGCTTGTCGCGCTTGCGACCATCTCAGGGTTCCACAGCACGCAGGACGTCATAGACTCCCTGCTGCTTGCAGTCTCGCTGGCGGTTGCGGCTGTGCCGGAGGGTCTCGCCGCGATACTCACGGTCGTGCTTGCCTTGGGAGTCCAGCGCATGGCCCAGCACCATGCGATCGTGAAGAAGCTCAGTTCGGTCGAGACTCTCGGTTCCGCTTCGGTCATCTGCTCGGATAAGACCGGCACCCTTACTCGCAACGAAATGACGGTCGAGAAGGTCGTCACCCCGAGCGGGGAGGTTGAGCTCACCGGCACCGGATATGCGCCAATTGGCCAGATGGTGGGCGCTGGCGGTTCCGATCTTGCCTCGGATGCGCCCGAACGAGTCGAGACCCTGAGCACGCTTGCGATAGGTGCCATGGCCAATGACGGCGATGTGCGCAAGGACGAGGATGCCGACGAATGGAAGATCGTAGGAGACCCGACGGAGGTGTCCCTTGTGGTCGCCGCACGCAAGGTCCATGCGGACAAGCAGCTCGGGAGCATGAACAGAGTCGCAGAGATTCCCTTCACATCCGAACGCAAGCGCATGTCGGTTATCGCCGAGGACAAGGGCGATGGCAACAGGCTCAGCGTATTTGCCAAGGGTGCTCCTGATGTATTGATGCAGTACTGCACCAGGATCAGGGTGAATGGGCAGGTTCGCAGACTTACCGAAGGTGACCGACAGACGATTCTCGCAACCGTCGAAAGTTTGTCAGGACAGGCCTACCGAACGCTCGGACAGGCGTATCGCCCACTCGGCACGGCTTCGCTCTCCGAGGTTCCAGGAGTCGTGTCCAATGCTGCCGGACAGGTGAGCGATATCTCAGAGCAGGATGAAGCCATTGAAAAGGACCTCATCTGGACGGGGATGGTGGGCATAATCGACCCGCCACGCACGGAAGT
Protein-coding sequences here:
- a CDS encoding DUF4032 domain-containing protein, with product MDPRAVKATSVISTDETNGPHVAHALRITAASSNPKMFTLPWEKPLSQWPKDYLANLPRGISRHVVRFVHVGDDVYAMKEITRTVAEREYELLRRLQKLELPTVTPIAVVTGRHTPEDQELEAILVTRHLKFSLPYRALFARNLRADTAERLIDALAVLMVRLHLVGFYWGDVSLSNVLFLRDADSFAAFLVDAETGDLHPNLTDGQREYDIDLARTNIIGELMDLNSGNLLPADVDEVAVGDRLVERYRSLWGALTDVDSFNPNEMWKIEQRVNKLNDLGFDVDELEMKTATDGNRVLVRPRVVDAGYASRKLLRLTGLDVQENQARRLLNDLDAYRASTWRQGEDIEIVATDWMREVFEPTVRMIPPEYRSQIEPAQFFHEILTDRWYLAEKAGHDIPMGDAVESYIENVLPKYRLDEAAMKDINDEAESGVIDDEESYGEYNPEDDPDAAVWAS
- the rlmB gene encoding 23S rRNA (guanosine(2251)-2'-O)-methyltransferase RlmB; amino-acid sequence: MAIKKGPTKGSGGKHRSKLRGKGPTPKAEDRTYHKAYKAKKASERRNASDPRLAARRRVARYASDSDDLVFGRNSVLEALRVGVPSTQLYIASRLEHDDRTREIVRLAGLAGLNLLEADHFEMDRIARSSNHQGVVLKVQPYDYSSLQNLVEHAEKKSRAMEGASEKSRIKAKPLFIALDNVTDPQNLGAVIRSAAAFGASGVIIPERRSASVTAAAWKVSAGAAAHMPVARVVNMTRALEGLKERGYYTVGLDGGGDAVVGETGFERDPLVVVLGSEGEGLSRLVRQTCDVIAGIPISSTVESLNASVAAGISLYAVAKARNE
- a CDS encoding cation-translocating P-type ATPase; amino-acid sequence: MTGPTSEHIDVSVPQVAGNSPASDNQASIEDRDPSQLDARNVLRAMNVDASTGLSSEEAERRLEQFGRNELESAPPVPKWKKFLEQFRDPLVYLLFVATGISVVAWFIERSQASHSGEGSEALPFDAIVIVLILVLNAVLGYLQEAKAEKAVDALSKMTAPQTSVLRDGRVSHIDTVELVPGDIMVLGEGDTVSADGRLLSAASLRIAEASLTGESVPVSKKPDTLASAKALGDRSNMVFNGTAVTQGTGRAIITGTGMNTQVGKIADMLSQTEDETTPLQKEMTHVSKILGIAVCIIAVLVLVALATISGFHSTQDVIDSLLLAVSLAVAAVPEGLAAILTVVLALGVQRMAQHHAIVKKLSSVETLGSASVICSDKTGTLTRNEMTVEKVVTPSGEVELTGTGYAPIGQMVGAGGSDLASDAPERVETLSTLAIGAMANDGDVRKDEDADEWKIVGDPTEVSLVVAARKVHADKQLGSMNRVAEIPFTSERKRMSVIAEDKGDGNRLSVFAKGAPDVLMQYCTRIRVNGQVRRLTEGDRQTILATVESLSGQAYRTLGQAYRPLGTASLSEVPGVVSNAAGQVSDISEQDEAIEKDLIWTGMVGIIDPPRTEVRAAVAEAHRAGIRTVMITGDHPLTAARIASDLGIIRPGEQARTGDELDALSENDFDATTSDVSVYARVAPEHKLKIVSSLQRQHNIVAMTGDGVNDAPAVKTSDIGVAMGITGTEVTKESAKMILADDNFSTIVAAVREGRVIFDNIRKFLRYLLSSNVGEVLTVFGGVIFAGFLGITQPGVEGVTVPLLATQLLWINLLTDAAPALAMGVDPQTDDVMGRAPRGLHDRVIDAKMWGDIVFIGIIMAVVTLIGMDMHLSGGLFTDRSVSALGHDAQMVEARTMGFTILVFAQLFNAVASRSARQSAFVGLFTNKWLWGAIGLSVALQLLVIYVPFLNTAFGTTPLNMTAWFECLALAAFVLVASELRKLVLRSMKR